The following DNA comes from Hahella chejuensis KCTC 2396.
CAGCTCATGACTCTCAATCGGAACATGCAGACGGGCCTCGCCGTGCTCCAGCGACACCCCATGATCGCGATGAGGTTTGATTTCCGCGCCGGGGCGCAGTCGCATCAACCGGACGGATTTAAGCGGGCAACGAAGCGACGCCAGAAACTTGTGCAGGCCGGGACACTGTTCTAAAACCGGCAGGTCCACCCAGTCGTCACAGCTTTCTATGGCGAAGCCTTGCAGAATTGGATGAGCTTCACGGTAGTGGGCGGGACAGCGCAACGACATGACATCCCACTCTCCGCTGTAGTCGCGTTGATTGACGTGATGTATCCAGGGTAATTCGCGAATGCGTTGCAGATCAGACTTCAATGCAGGAAGGTCAATGTTGACATCAATCCTGGCGAACGAGAGCGGTTCCGTCATTCCCTGAAATCCTTCTTACTTTGGCCATAGGCGCCGATATCCAGCAAGCTGGCGCAAATATTTACCTACTAATATTAATATGGCATTGATATTGGCATGTTAAAAATCAGCCATCGGCGCTGGTTATGCCGGATAACCATAATAGGCTCCCATTTCTACATCCGCCTGCTCCAGTTTGGGCAAGCGAGCGCGATTAATTTCCGCATACAACCAGTCGTTGAGAACACCGTCTATTTCCAAATAGACCGAGGCCTCTCCTCCTGCATTTTCCACCCGCAGGGACAGACCCGGGTTGAAGTACCACACCTCCCCCTCCACCATTTGCGCAGGCGTCTCATTCACACGGAAGCTCAGTCCTTTGCTTAAGGATATGGGAACCTGCAAACGCACCACATCCTCTCTTTCCAGTGGGTTCAAGGAGTGATAGTCCTCAATGATGATTCCTGGATTCAGCCGC
Coding sequences within:
- a CDS encoding aspartyl/asparaginyl beta-hydroxylase domain-containing protein; amino-acid sequence: MTEPLSFARIDVNIDLPALKSDLQRIRELPWIHHVNQRDYSGEWDVMSLRCPAHYREAHPILQGFAIESCDDWVDLPVLEQCPGLHKFLASLRCPLKSVRLMRLRPGAEIKPHRDHGVSLEHGEARLHVPIESHELLEFWVNDHLVPMQEGELWYLNVDQTHSVINRGDCDRINLVIDCVADEWLREKIETSLLTCQGRYFDELCP